The Rhodoferax sediminis genome has a segment encoding these proteins:
- a CDS encoding type B 50S ribosomal protein L31, whose amino-acid sequence MKEGIHPSYREICFVDLSNGFKFVTRSCANTKETIKMDDGRELPLYKLDTSSESHPFYTGTQKSVDNMGGRVERFRNRFGKTAAK is encoded by the coding sequence ATGAAAGAAGGCATTCACCCCAGCTACCGCGAAATCTGCTTCGTGGACCTGTCCAACGGTTTCAAGTTCGTGACGCGCTCGTGCGCCAACACGAAGGAAACCATCAAGATGGACGACGGCCGCGAACTGCCGCTGTACAAGCTCGACACCTCGAGCGAATCGCACCCCTTCTACACGGGCACGCAAAAGTCGGTGGACAACATGGGTGGCCGCGTCGAGCGCTTCCGCAACCGTTTCGGCAAGACCGCCGCCAAGTAA
- the pstB gene encoding phosphate ABC transporter ATP-binding protein PstB codes for MTTPQEKSKISVRNLNFYYGKFHALKDINLEVPEKKVTSFIGPSGCGKSTLLRVFNRMYALYPEQRAEGQIMLDGEDLLTSRQDVALLRAKVGMVFQKPTPFPMSIYNNIVFGVKLFENLNAADMEERVEWALRKAALWSEVKDKLHQNGASLSGGQQQRLCIARGIAIKPEILLLDEPCSALDPISTAKIEELIAELKNDYTVVIVTHNMQQAARCSDYTAYMYLGNLVEFGATEELFFKPRRKETEDYITGRFG; via the coding sequence ATGACGACGCCCCAGGAAAAATCGAAAATTTCGGTCAGGAACCTGAACTTTTATTACGGCAAATTCCACGCTCTCAAGGACATCAACCTGGAAGTTCCGGAGAAGAAGGTGACCTCGTTCATCGGCCCGTCGGGCTGCGGCAAATCGACCCTGCTGCGCGTCTTCAACCGCATGTACGCGCTCTACCCCGAGCAGCGCGCCGAGGGGCAGATCATGCTCGACGGCGAGGATTTGCTGACCTCGCGGCAGGACGTGGCCCTGCTGCGCGCCAAGGTGGGCATGGTGTTTCAGAAGCCGACGCCGTTCCCCATGTCGATTTACAACAACATCGTGTTTGGTGTCAAACTGTTCGAAAATCTCAATGCCGCCGATATGGAAGAGCGCGTCGAATGGGCCTTGCGAAAGGCCGCGCTATGGAGCGAGGTGAAGGACAAGCTGCACCAGAACGGGGCCAGCCTGTCGGGCGGCCAGCAGCAGCGCCTGTGCATCGCGCGCGGGATTGCGATCAAGCCCGAAATTTTGCTGCTCGATGAACCCTGCTCGGCACTCGATCCGATTTCCACTGCCAAAATAGAAGAATTGATTGCCGAACTCAAAAACGACTATACCGTGGTCATCGTGACGCACAACATGCAGCAGGCCGCGCGCTGCAGCGATTACACGGCCTACATGTATCTGGGCAACCTGGTCGAGTTCGGCGCCACCGAAGAGTTGTTTTTCAAGCCCCGGCGCAAAGAGACCGAGGATTACATTACCGGCCGGTTCGGGTGA
- the pstA gene encoding phosphate ABC transporter permease PstA has translation MNGLQQRDVRLVKFARRKRVNRIALTLSLAAMAFGLFWLFWILLETVRLGVGGLVLATFTEMTPPPNEAGGLANAIYGSLVMVTAATFIGTPVGIMAGIYLAEYNPKGWLASVTRFVNDILLSAPSIVIGLFIYAVVVARFKSFSGWAGALALALIVIPVVIRTTENMLQLVPAGLREAAYALGAPKWKVILGITLRAARAGVVTGVLLAVARVAGETAPLLFTALSNQFWTSDLSQPMASLPVTIYKFAMSPYENWQKLAWAGVFLITVAVLGLNILARVMTRSKQ, from the coding sequence ATGAACGGCCTCCAGCAGCGGGATGTGCGCCTGGTCAAATTTGCGCGGCGCAAGCGGGTCAACCGGATTGCGCTGACCCTGTCGCTGGCGGCGATGGCGTTTGGCCTGTTCTGGCTGTTCTGGATATTGCTGGAAACGGTGCGCCTGGGCGTCGGTGGACTGGTGCTGGCCACGTTCACCGAAATGACACCTCCCCCCAACGAGGCTGGGGGCCTCGCGAACGCCATCTACGGCTCGCTGGTCATGGTTACTGCGGCCACCTTTATCGGCACACCCGTTGGCATCATGGCTGGCATCTATCTGGCCGAGTACAACCCCAAGGGCTGGCTCGCGTCGGTCACGCGATTTGTCAACGATATTTTGCTGTCGGCGCCGTCCATCGTCATCGGCCTTTTTATCTACGCCGTCGTCGTGGCCCGCTTCAAGTCATTTTCCGGCTGGGCCGGTGCGCTGGCGCTGGCGCTGATCGTGATTCCGGTGGTGATTCGCACGACAGAGAACATGCTGCAACTGGTGCCGGCAGGCTTGCGTGAAGCCGCCTATGCGCTGGGCGCGCCCAAGTGGAAGGTAATTCTCGGCATCACCCTGCGGGCGGCGCGCGCCGGGGTGGTGACGGGCGTCCTGCTCGCGGTGGCACGCGTTGCCGGAGAGACGGCGCCGCTGTTGTTTACGGCGCTGAGCAACCAGTTCTGGACCTCTGACTTGAGCCAGCCCATGGCCAGCCTGCCGGTCACCATTTACAAGTTCGCCATGAGTCCCTACGAGAACTGGCAGAAACTGGCGTGGGCCGGCGTGTTCCTGATCACGGTGGCGGTGCTGGGGCTCAACATTCTGGCGCGCGTCATGACACGCAGCAAGCAGTGA
- the rho gene encoding transcription termination factor Rho, whose product MHLNELKALHVSEVLKQAEELEIENTGRMRKQELMFAIIKKRARAGEQVIADGVLEILPDGFGFLRSPDTSYTASTDDIYISPSQVRRFNLHTGDMIEGEVRTPKDGERYFALNKLDKVNGGGPEENKHKVMFEALTPLFPKEQMKLERDIKGEENITGRIIDIIAPIGRGQRALIVAPPKSGKTVMMQHIAHAIAANYPDVHMMVLLVDERPEEVTEMQRSVKGEVIASTFDEPAARHVHVAEMVIERAKRLVELKKDVVILLDSITRLARAYNNVVPSSGKVLSGGVDSNALQRPKRFFGAARNVEEGGSLTIIATALVDTGSRMDEVIFEEFKGTGNSELHLDRRLYEKRVFPAIQLNRSGTRREELLLAPEILQKTRILRQFLFNMDEIESMELMLKNMKATKSNVDFFDMMRRGG is encoded by the coding sequence ATGCACTTAAACGAACTCAAGGCACTGCACGTGTCTGAAGTCCTCAAACAGGCTGAAGAGCTGGAGATTGAGAACACCGGCCGCATGCGCAAGCAGGAACTGATGTTTGCCATCATCAAGAAGCGCGCGCGCGCCGGCGAGCAGGTGATTGCCGACGGCGTGCTCGAGATCCTGCCCGACGGCTTTGGCTTCTTGCGCAGCCCGGACACCAGCTACACCGCCAGCACCGACGACATCTACATCAGCCCGAGCCAGGTGCGCCGCTTCAATCTGCACACCGGCGACATGATCGAAGGCGAAGTGCGTACACCGAAAGACGGCGAGCGCTACTTTGCCCTGAACAAGCTCGACAAGGTGAACGGGGGCGGCCCCGAAGAGAACAAGCACAAGGTCATGTTCGAAGCCCTGACGCCGCTGTTCCCGAAGGAGCAGATGAAGCTCGAGCGCGACATCAAGGGCGAAGAAAACATCACCGGGCGCATCATCGACATCATCGCCCCGATCGGGCGCGGCCAGCGCGCGCTGATCGTGGCGCCGCCCAAGAGCGGCAAGACCGTGATGATGCAGCACATCGCCCACGCGATCGCGGCCAACTACCCGGACGTGCACATGATGGTGCTGCTGGTCGATGAGCGCCCCGAGGAAGTGACCGAGATGCAGCGTTCGGTCAAGGGCGAGGTGATCGCCTCGACCTTCGACGAGCCGGCCGCGCGCCACGTGCACGTGGCCGAAATGGTGATCGAGCGCGCCAAGCGCCTGGTCGAACTCAAAAAAGACGTGGTCATCCTGCTCGACTCGATCACCCGGCTGGCGCGCGCCTACAACAACGTGGTGCCGTCCAGCGGCAAGGTACTGTCAGGCGGCGTCGACTCCAACGCACTGCAGCGGCCCAAGCGCTTTTTTGGCGCGGCCCGCAATGTGGAAGAAGGCGGCTCGCTGACCATCATCGCCACGGCGCTGGTGGATACCGGCAGCCGCATGGACGAGGTGATTTTTGAGGAGTTCAAGGGCACCGGCAACTCCGAACTGCACCTGGACCGGCGCCTGTACGAAAAGCGCGTGTTCCCCGCGATCCAGCTCAATCGCAGCGGCACGCGCCGCGAAGAATTGCTGCTGGCCCCCGAAATCCTGCAAAAAACCCGCATTCTTCGCCAATTCCTGTTCAACATGGACGAGATCGAGTCGATGGAGCTCATGCTCAAGAACATGAAGGCCACCAAATCCAATGTCGATTTCTTCGACATGATGCGCCGCGGCGGCTGA
- a CDS encoding MATE family efflux transporter — MPELKVIIRHAVTVLVGQLAVMAFGVTDTIVAGRYSETSLAALSVGSAIYISVYVALMGVMQALLPVWAEQHGARRLADVGRSLRQALYLCAITIVVGMAALLSPDAVLRWTEVPAALQVEVQRYLGVLALALAPSLLFRIYSTLNQSLGKPQLVTWLQIGSLFVKVPLSIWFAFGGLGLAPQGVVGCAWATLVVNYAMLALALWLLRTQDFYLPYRIWQRLERPDWRQIGEFARLGIPGGLAILVEITSFTLMALFIARQGTAAAASHQIAANLAAVLYMMPLSIAIATSARTSYWLGAGDPRRARAAIRMGFRLVALMAIALSTILFIARGEVAEIYARNPAVIALASALLAWVAAYHLADAVQTLCVFVLRCYRVTVAPLLVYCVLLWGLGLTGGYLLAYHGVGAVHAIASPITFWATSAIALALTATIFAAILWRAVRRPAARQAQAQAPRRPAP; from the coding sequence GTGCCCGAACTGAAAGTCATCATCCGGCACGCCGTCACCGTGCTGGTGGGCCAGCTGGCCGTCATGGCGTTCGGCGTGACCGACACCATCGTGGCCGGGCGCTATTCCGAGACTTCGCTGGCCGCGCTGTCGGTGGGCTCTGCCATCTACATCAGTGTCTACGTGGCCTTGATGGGTGTCATGCAGGCACTGCTGCCGGTCTGGGCCGAACAGCATGGCGCGCGCCGCCTGGCCGACGTAGGCCGCTCGCTGCGCCAGGCACTGTACCTGTGCGCCATCACCATCGTGGTGGGGATGGCGGCCCTGCTGTCTCCGGACGCGGTGCTGCGCTGGACCGAGGTGCCCGCCGCACTGCAGGTTGAAGTGCAGCGCTATCTGGGCGTGCTCGCCCTCGCGCTGGCCCCTTCCCTGCTGTTTCGCATCTACAGCACGCTGAACCAGAGCCTGGGCAAGCCCCAGCTCGTGACCTGGCTGCAAATCGGTTCATTGTTCGTCAAGGTGCCGCTCTCCATCTGGTTTGCCTTTGGCGGCCTGGGCCTGGCGCCGCAAGGCGTGGTCGGTTGTGCCTGGGCCACCCTGGTCGTGAACTACGCCATGCTGGCGCTGGCACTGTGGCTGCTGCGCACCCAGGACTTCTACCTGCCCTACCGCATCTGGCAACGGCTGGAGCGGCCCGACTGGCGGCAGATCGGCGAGTTTGCGCGGCTGGGCATTCCGGGCGGGTTGGCCATTTTGGTGGAGATCACCTCGTTCACGCTGATGGCGCTGTTCATCGCCCGCCAGGGCACGGCGGCCGCAGCCAGCCACCAGATCGCGGCCAACCTGGCGGCCGTGCTGTACATGATGCCGCTGTCGATCGCCATTGCCACCAGCGCGCGCACGAGCTACTGGCTCGGGGCCGGCGACCCGCGTCGCGCCCGCGCCGCCATTCGCATGGGTTTTAGGCTTGTAGCCCTGATGGCTATTGCACTGTCCACTATTCTTTTCATAGCGCGCGGGGAGGTAGCGGAAATCTATGCGCGCAACCCGGCCGTGATTGCGCTGGCCAGCGCCCTGCTCGCCTGGGTCGCCGCCTACCACCTGGCCGACGCGGTCCAGACCCTGTGCGTGTTTGTGCTGCGCTGCTATCGCGTGACCGTGGCGCCGCTGCTGGTGTATTGCGTGCTCTTGTGGGGATTGGGACTGACGGGCGGCTACCTGCTGGCATACCACGGTGTCGGTGCGGTCCACGCCATCGCATCGCCTATCACGTTTTGGGCGACCAGCGCGATCGCGCTGGCCCTGACCGCGACTATTTTTGCAGCGATTCTGTGGCGGGCCGTGCGGCGACCGGCGGCGCGGCAGGCGCAGGCGCAGGCGCCTCGCCGCCCGGCCCCTTGA
- the pstS gene encoding phosphate ABC transporter substrate-binding protein PstS, whose protein sequence is MKFSTTMISLAAVSFMYAMPASAQSVTGAGSTFGAPIYAKWASDYNKITGVKINYQSVGSGAGIQQIDAKTVDFGATDMPLKDEDLAKKGEMQFPTVIGGVIPVVNVKGIAPGQLKLNGQVLGDIYLAKITKWNDPAIKALNPTLALPDATITPVRRADGSGTTFIFTNYLSKVNTEWKTKVGEGTAVNWPAGAGGKGNEGVAAFVGRLPNSIGYLEYAYVKQNKMTYALMQNAAGNFVSPDAAAFKAAAAGADWTKSFYQILTDKPGKDSWPITGATFILLHKVQDKPAQGATTLKFFEWAYQNGDQAADSLDYVPLPASVKAIVEKSWGEIKDASGKVVAYK, encoded by the coding sequence ATGAAGTTCAGCACGACGATGATCAGCCTGGCGGCTGTGTCCTTTATGTATGCCATGCCTGCCAGTGCGCAGAGCGTGACCGGCGCCGGGTCCACTTTTGGCGCCCCCATCTATGCCAAGTGGGCATCCGACTACAACAAGATCACAGGCGTCAAAATCAACTACCAATCCGTGGGTTCGGGCGCGGGCATTCAACAAATCGACGCCAAGACCGTCGATTTTGGCGCTACCGACATGCCGCTCAAGGACGAGGATCTGGCAAAAAAGGGGGAAATGCAATTCCCGACGGTGATCGGTGGCGTGATCCCCGTGGTGAACGTCAAGGGGATCGCGCCGGGGCAGCTGAAACTCAACGGCCAGGTTCTCGGTGACATTTACCTGGCCAAGATCACCAAATGGAATGACCCGGCCATCAAGGCGCTGAACCCGACGCTGGCTTTGCCGGACGCCACCATTACGCCGGTTCGCCGCGCTGATGGTTCGGGTACGACGTTCATCTTCACCAACTACCTGAGCAAGGTCAATACCGAATGGAAGACGAAGGTGGGCGAGGGCACGGCGGTGAACTGGCCGGCCGGCGCGGGTGGCAAGGGCAATGAAGGGGTCGCCGCGTTCGTGGGCCGCTTGCCCAACTCGATCGGCTACCTGGAATACGCCTATGTGAAGCAAAACAAGATGACGTATGCGCTGATGCAAAATGCCGCCGGCAACTTTGTGTCGCCGGACGCTGCGGCCTTCAAGGCGGCTGCCGCGGGCGCGGACTGGACGAAGAGCTTCTACCAGATCCTGACCGACAAGCCGGGCAAGGATTCGTGGCCGATCACGGGTGCCACGTTCATCCTGCTGCACAAGGTGCAGGACAAGCCGGCTCAAGGCGCGACCACGCTCAAGTTTTTCGAATGGGCCTACCAAAACGGTGACCAGGCAGCGGACAGCCTTGACTATGTTCCGCTGCCTGCGAGCGTGAAGGCGATTGTCGAGAAGAGCTGGGGCGAGATCAAGGACGCATCGGGCAAGGTCGTCGCTTACAAGTAA
- the phoU gene encoding phosphate signaling complex protein PhoU, with protein sequence MSDKHLSTQFDSELNGVSSRVMEMGGLAESQIHQAIYALSQFSAEAAQQVIEMEPRVNAMEIEIDRELSSIIARRQPTARDLRLLIAISKTTANLERVGDEAEKIARMVKSIIESGAARTLPSSELRVAADLASGLLRKALDAFARLDTAVAVTILKEDDLIDREFDGFVRKLITYMMEDPRTISASLDLLFLAKAIERIGDHAKNIAEFIIYIVKGADVRHTTMEQVESAVQ encoded by the coding sequence ATGTCCGACAAACACCTTTCAACCCAGTTCGACAGCGAGCTCAACGGCGTTTCCTCGCGCGTGATGGAAATGGGCGGGCTGGCCGAATCCCAGATCCACCAGGCGATCTATGCACTGTCCCAGTTCAGTGCGGAAGCGGCGCAGCAGGTGATCGAGATGGAGCCGCGTGTGAACGCGATGGAGATCGAGATCGACCGCGAGCTGTCGTCCATCATTGCGCGGCGCCAGCCGACGGCGCGCGACCTGCGCCTGCTCATTGCCATCTCCAAGACCACCGCCAACCTGGAGCGGGTCGGCGATGAGGCTGAAAAAATTGCACGCATGGTCAAGTCCATCATCGAGAGCGGCGCGGCGCGCACCCTGCCGTCGTCCGAGTTGCGCGTTGCCGCCGATCTGGCCTCCGGCCTGCTGCGCAAGGCGCTCGATGCATTTGCACGGCTGGACACGGCCGTGGCCGTGACCATCCTGAAGGAAGACGATTTGATCGACCGGGAGTTCGACGGCTTTGTGCGCAAGCTCATCACCTACATGATGGAAGATCCGCGCACGATTTCCGCGAGCCTGGACTTGCTGTTCCTGGCCAAGGCGATCGAGCGCATTGGCGATCACGCCAAGAATATTGCGGAGTTCATCATCTACATCGTGAAGGGCGCGGACGTGCGCCACACCACGATGGAACAAGTCGAATCCGCCGTCCAATGA
- the phoR gene encoding phosphate regulon sensor histidine kinase PhoR: MLFRFFSFLMLQFASALAGWWLGGRWGALAGLALAGLLWFTLDLLRGARVLRWLKQGEASGAPALRGLWGEVSDRTRRLLRQREQQTQDSQARLQEFLAAIQASPNGVVLLDKTGCIEWCNQIAAEQFGFDAQRDVLQQIGNLVRDPAFAAYYTGGDYAHEITIAGPGSTPSRPIRVSIHLHPYGEGRKLLLSRDVTALEQAEAMRRDFVANVSHEIRTPLTVLAGFVETLRTLPLNESERGRYLALMAQQSERMQTLVNDLLTLSRLEGRPPPGAAEWTPVHSLLERCLQEARTLSALVTRGETAGHELRFDPAPSPRSMGEIAGAPNELHSALSNLLNNAVRYTPAGGVIEVQWRVLPDGRAEFSVKDSGPGIAPEHIPRLTERFYRIDRSRSRETGGTGLGLAIVKHVAQRHGAELRIDSTPGLGSTFSIIFPASRIKGPGGEAPAPAPAAPPVAARPATESLQK; the protein is encoded by the coding sequence ATGCTGTTTCGTTTTTTCAGCTTCCTGATGCTCCAATTTGCCAGCGCACTGGCGGGGTGGTGGCTGGGTGGCCGCTGGGGTGCGCTGGCCGGCCTGGCGCTGGCGGGCCTGCTCTGGTTTACGCTGGACTTGCTGCGCGGCGCGCGCGTTCTGCGCTGGCTCAAGCAGGGCGAGGCCAGTGGTGCCCCCGCGCTGCGCGGCCTGTGGGGGGAAGTGTCGGACCGGACCCGGCGCCTGTTGCGCCAGCGCGAGCAGCAAACCCAGGACAGCCAGGCACGCCTGCAGGAGTTTTTGGCGGCGATCCAGGCGTCGCCCAACGGAGTGGTGCTGCTGGACAAGACGGGCTGCATTGAATGGTGCAACCAGATCGCGGCCGAGCAGTTTGGTTTCGACGCGCAGCGCGATGTTCTTCAGCAGATCGGCAATCTGGTGCGCGACCCGGCCTTTGCTGCCTATTACACCGGGGGTGACTACGCACACGAAATCACCATTGCGGGGCCGGGCAGCACGCCGTCGCGGCCGATACGGGTGTCTATCCACCTGCATCCCTACGGCGAAGGCCGCAAGCTGCTGTTATCGCGCGATGTGACGGCGCTGGAGCAGGCCGAAGCCATGCGCCGGGACTTTGTGGCCAACGTGTCGCACGAGATCCGCACTCCGCTGACCGTGCTCGCCGGCTTTGTCGAGACGCTGCGCACGCTGCCGCTGAACGAGTCCGAGCGTGGCCGCTATCTGGCTCTGATGGCGCAGCAGTCGGAGCGGATGCAGACGCTGGTCAACGATTTGCTGACCCTGTCGCGGCTGGAGGGCAGGCCGCCGCCCGGTGCCGCTGAGTGGACACCGGTGCATTCGCTGCTGGAGCGGTGCCTGCAAGAGGCGCGTACGCTGTCTGCGCTAGTGACTCGCGGCGAGACCGCGGGGCACGAATTGCGCTTTGACCCTGCGCCGAGCCCGCGCAGCATGGGCGAGATTGCGGGCGCGCCGAATGAACTGCACAGCGCCCTGTCGAACCTGCTGAACAATGCCGTGCGCTACACGCCCGCGGGCGGCGTCATCGAGGTCCAGTGGCGGGTGCTGCCTGACGGGCGGGCCGAGTTTTCGGTGAAAGACTCCGGACCGGGCATCGCACCCGAGCATATTCCGCGCCTGACCGAGCGCTTCTACCGCATCGATCGCAGCCGCTCGCGCGAGACGGGGGGTACCGGACTCGGCCTGGCGATCGTCAAACATGTCGCGCAGCGGCACGGCGCCGAGCTGCGCATCGACAGCACGCCGGGGCTGGGCTCCACGTTTTCGATTATTTTTCCTGCCAGCCGCATCAAGGGGCCGGGCGGCGAGGCGCCTGCGCCTGCGCCTGCCGCGCCGCCGGTCGCCGCACGGCCCGCCACAGAATCGCTGCAAAAATAG
- the pstC gene encoding phosphate ABC transporter permease PstC, which translates to MSSTLPVNEAPFDLAAKVTPRAMIRPPPHPLARSGPLLDRLFGWTAAGAAWLTLSLLLGILVSLVIGAWPAIEKYGLGFLTSTVWDPVKNEYGGLVMIYGTLATSLIALVIAVPVSFGIALFLTELSPAWLKRPLGTAIELLAAVPSIVYGMWGLLVFSPILATYVQQPLQTLFAGVPYLGALFSGPPVGIGILSAGIILAIMIIPFIAAVMRDVFEVTPVLLKESAYGLGATTWEVVFKVVLPYTKAGVMGGIMLGLGRALGETMAVTFVIGNFNQLDSLSLFQAANSITSALANEFAEATPGLHQAALIYLGLVLFFITFVVLALSKVLLARLRKNEGTRA; encoded by the coding sequence GTGTCCTCTACACTTCCGGTAAACGAAGCTCCCTTCGACCTTGCCGCCAAGGTCACTCCACGCGCCATGATCCGTCCACCGCCCCATCCATTGGCCCGCTCGGGCCCCCTGCTGGACCGGCTGTTCGGCTGGACTGCCGCGGGTGCCGCCTGGTTGACCCTGAGCTTGCTGCTTGGCATTCTGGTGTCGCTGGTGATTGGCGCGTGGCCTGCCATCGAAAAGTACGGTCTTGGTTTTTTGACCAGCACCGTCTGGGACCCGGTGAAGAACGAGTATGGCGGGCTGGTCATGATCTATGGCACGCTGGCCACCTCGCTGATCGCGCTCGTGATTGCCGTGCCTGTCAGCTTCGGCATTGCCCTGTTTCTGACGGAGCTGTCACCGGCCTGGCTCAAGCGACCGCTGGGGACCGCGATCGAGTTGCTGGCCGCCGTGCCCTCCATTGTGTACGGTATGTGGGGGCTGCTGGTGTTCAGCCCGATTCTGGCTACCTATGTGCAGCAGCCCCTGCAGACCCTGTTCGCCGGCGTGCCCTACCTGGGGGCCCTGTTTTCGGGGCCGCCGGTGGGTATCGGTATTTTGTCGGCGGGCATCATCCTGGCGATCATGATCATCCCCTTCATCGCGGCGGTGATGCGCGACGTGTTCGAGGTCACCCCGGTTCTGCTCAAGGAATCGGCCTACGGTCTGGGGGCGACGACCTGGGAGGTGGTGTTCAAGGTGGTGCTTCCCTACACCAAGGCTGGCGTGATGGGCGGCATCATGCTCGGGCTGGGGCGAGCACTGGGCGAGACCATGGCGGTGACCTTCGTGATCGGCAACTTCAACCAGCTCGATTCGCTGAGTTTGTTCCAGGCGGCCAACAGCATCACCTCGGCGCTGGCCAATGAATTCGCCGAAGCCACTCCGGGCCTGCACCAGGCGGCCCTGATTTATCTGGGGCTGGTCCTGTTCTTCATCACGTTTGTCGTGCTGGCCCTGTCCAAGGTACTGCTGGCGCGGCTGCGAAAGAATGAAGGAACCCGAGCATGA
- the phoB gene encoding phosphate regulon transcriptional regulator PhoB, with product MKHQPRVLIVEDEPAIAELIAVNLRHNGFRPIWAEEGVAAQRELDAVLPDVILLDWMLPGQSGVALARRWRANARTKGVPILMLTARGDEPDKVAGLDAGADDYITKPFSTQELLARIRAVLRRRAPERADASITIGALALDSATHRVSYQGQAIKVGPTEFKLLNYLMKHCERVHSRAQLLDKVWGDHVFIEERTVDVHVKRLREALGAAGAMVETVRGAGYRLTAQPQVAASQA from the coding sequence ATGAAGCATCAGCCCCGCGTCCTGATTGTCGAAGACGAGCCCGCGATCGCCGAGCTGATTGCGGTCAACCTGCGGCACAACGGCTTCCGGCCGATCTGGGCCGAGGAGGGCGTCGCCGCCCAGCGCGAACTCGATGCCGTGCTGCCCGACGTGATCCTGCTGGACTGGATGCTGCCGGGGCAAAGCGGTGTGGCGCTGGCACGCCGGTGGCGCGCCAATGCGCGCACCAAGGGCGTTCCGATCCTGATGCTGACGGCGCGCGGCGACGAACCCGACAAGGTGGCGGGGCTCGATGCGGGCGCGGACGACTACATCACCAAGCCCTTTTCGACGCAGGAATTGCTGGCCCGCATCCGTGCCGTGCTGCGCCGCCGCGCTCCCGAGCGGGCCGATGCCAGCATCACGATCGGTGCCCTGGCGCTGGACTCGGCAACGCACCGGGTGTCGTACCAGGGGCAGGCGATCAAGGTCGGTCCCACCGAGTTCAAGCTGCTGAATTACCTCATGAAGCATTGCGAGCGCGTGCACAGCCGCGCGCAGCTGCTGGACAAGGTCTGGGGCGACCACGTGTTCATCGAGGAGCGCACCGTCGACGTGCACGTCAAGCGCTTGCGTGAAGCGCTGGGGGCCGCTGGTGCCATGGTGGAGACCGTGCGCGGCGCCGGCTACCGTCTGACGGCGCAGCCGCAGGTGGCGGCCAGCCAGGCCTGA
- the trxA gene encoding thioredoxin TrxA — protein sequence MASELIKHISDATFEAEVLQSDKPVLVDYWAEWCGPCKMLAPILDEVSAAYEGKLQIAKMNVDENRDIPAKFGIRGIPTLMVFKGGQLAATKVGAMSKAQMTAFIDQQLA from the coding sequence ATGGCCAGCGAACTGATCAAACATATCTCCGATGCCACTTTTGAAGCCGAGGTCCTGCAATCCGACAAGCCGGTGCTGGTGGACTACTGGGCCGAATGGTGCGGCCCCTGCAAGATGCTGGCGCCGATCCTGGACGAAGTGTCCGCGGCCTATGAAGGCAAGCTGCAGATCGCCAAGATGAACGTGGATGAAAACCGCGACATTCCGGCCAAATTCGGCATCCGCGGCATCCCCACGCTGATGGTGTTCAAGGGCGGCCAACTCGCCGCCACCAAGGTCGGCGCCATGAGCAAGGCGCAGATGACGGCCTTTATCGATCAGCAACTCGCCTGA